The Aeromicrobium yanjiei genome includes a region encoding these proteins:
- a CDS encoding 5-formyltetrahydrofolate cyclo-ligase has translation MTKAQVRTALLARRRAMTGAERAEAAEAIALHVLAMPAVVRARRVACYLSMPSEPGTAPTLAGLHERGIEVVVPVSLPGGTLDWAVHDPAGSFTVTPMGIAEPDGPRLGADALAGCDVVLLPALAVDHAGHRLGRGAGYYDRALAATTAPLCAIVFTDELLPEVPHEAHDVPVQMAVTPSGLFRVRPSRAT, from the coding sequence GTGACGAAGGCACAGGTGCGCACGGCGCTGCTCGCCCGCAGACGCGCCATGACCGGGGCTGAGCGTGCCGAGGCGGCCGAGGCGATCGCGCTGCACGTGCTGGCCATGCCGGCCGTGGTCCGCGCCCGCCGGGTCGCCTGCTATCTCTCGATGCCGTCCGAGCCCGGCACCGCCCCGACCCTTGCGGGGCTGCACGAGCGGGGCATCGAGGTCGTGGTGCCCGTGAGCCTGCCCGGGGGAACGCTCGACTGGGCCGTCCACGACCCGGCAGGGTCCTTCACCGTGACCCCAATGGGCATCGCGGAGCCGGACGGCCCGCGCCTCGGCGCGGACGCGCTGGCGGGTTGCGACGTCGTGCTGCTGCCGGCCCTGGCGGTCGACCACGCAGGTCACCGGCTGGGACGTGGGGCCGGTTACTACGACAGGGCCCTCGCGGCCACGACGGCACCCCTGTGCGCGATCGTCTTCACCGACGAGCTGCTGCCCGAGGTCCCCCACGAGGCCCACGACGTCCCCGTCCAGATGGCCGTGACCCCCTCGGGCCTGTTCCGCGTCAGGCCGAGCCGCGCGACGTGA
- a CDS encoding penicillin acylase family protein, which yields MRRLLIVISGLLAIVVVGVAIFSFVTVRKSFPDTNGQVQISSLAGDVEVKRDGLGIPQIYADTPEDLFLAQGYVHAQDRFYEMDFRRHVTSGRLAELVGDAALDTDKYVRTLGWRRVAEKEVALLDDTTLSLLKAYARGVNSYIDNRSSSELSLEYAVLELTGPDYTPEPWTVVDSLAWIKAMAWDLRSNMTDEIDRVLATEKLTVAQVEELYPDYPKGHRTIVGDEGTVRDGAFTAQAPAPTQEGLARSAVTSLKKARSSAEALPALLGIGDGIGSNSWVVDGDHTTTGEPILANDPHLAPSMPGIWYQVGLHCRTVDEACPYDVAGFSFSGLPGVVVGHNAKIAWGVTTMYADVADLYLERVTGDTYEYDGKQVPLKTRRETFKIAGEESQTITVRSTRHGPILSDLDEDAEDVGEAAQKNATRGSYEVALRWTALTPEPTIKAVFALGRAQDWDDFRAAAKLFTVPSQNLVYADVDGNIGYQSPGTIPVRRQGDGRWPVPGWDPAFEWKGSIPFDELPSVLNPDEGFIVTANNKVIGDQYPKLLGADTAAGYRSERIRELIESRIGKGGKGLDVQDMSSIQNDTYSANAARLVPALLKVELGSRYHRQGQATLEKWDLKQDADSPGAAYFNSVWRHLLELTFHDELPEAVWPEGGERWFNVVSGLLDKPGSHWWDDVSTPEKESRDQILSTAMQDARDELTMIQSRNPSQWRWGTMHKLELVNPTLGDSGVGLVDKLFNRGPYRVGGGGGIVDATSWDATEGYEVTSVPSMRMIVDLADLDRSRWIQLTGASGHAFHDHYVDQQERWRKGETVPWVFGRRAVEDATDDTLTLTSRGSA from the coding sequence GTGCGCCGCCTCCTGATCGTCATCTCCGGTCTGCTCGCCATCGTCGTCGTCGGGGTCGCGATCTTCTCGTTCGTGACGGTACGCAAGTCGTTCCCCGACACCAACGGCCAGGTCCAGATCTCGAGCCTCGCGGGCGACGTGGAGGTCAAGCGCGACGGTCTGGGCATCCCGCAGATCTACGCCGACACCCCCGAGGACCTGTTCCTCGCCCAGGGCTACGTGCACGCGCAGGACCGGTTCTACGAGATGGACTTCCGCCGGCACGTGACGTCCGGCCGGCTCGCGGAGCTGGTGGGGGACGCGGCCCTCGACACCGACAAGTACGTGCGCACGCTCGGCTGGCGCCGGGTGGCCGAGAAGGAGGTCGCCCTCCTCGACGACACGACGCTGTCGTTGCTCAAGGCGTACGCGCGCGGCGTCAACTCCTACATCGACAACCGGTCGAGCTCCGAGCTGTCGCTGGAGTACGCGGTCCTGGAGCTGACCGGGCCGGACTACACGCCCGAGCCGTGGACGGTCGTGGACTCGCTCGCCTGGATCAAGGCGATGGCGTGGGACCTGCGCAGCAACATGACCGACGAGATCGACCGCGTCCTCGCCACCGAGAAGCTGACCGTCGCGCAGGTCGAGGAGCTCTATCCGGACTACCCGAAGGGCCACCGCACGATCGTCGGCGACGAGGGCACCGTCCGTGACGGCGCGTTCACCGCACAGGCGCCCGCCCCGACCCAGGAGGGCCTGGCGCGCTCGGCGGTCACGTCGCTGAAGAAGGCCAGGTCGAGCGCAGAGGCGCTGCCGGCCCTCCTCGGCATCGGCGACGGCATCGGCTCGAACTCCTGGGTCGTCGACGGCGACCACACGACCACCGGCGAGCCGATCCTCGCGAACGACCCGCACCTCGCGCCGTCGATGCCCGGCATCTGGTACCAGGTCGGCCTGCACTGCCGGACCGTCGACGAGGCCTGCCCGTACGACGTCGCGGGCTTCTCGTTCTCGGGCCTGCCCGGTGTGGTCGTGGGGCACAACGCCAAGATCGCGTGGGGCGTCACGACGATGTACGCCGACGTGGCCGATCTCTACCTCGAGCGGGTCACGGGCGACACGTACGAGTACGACGGGAAGCAGGTGCCGCTGAAGACCCGCCGCGAGACGTTCAAGATCGCCGGCGAGGAGTCGCAGACCATCACGGTGCGATCGACTCGTCACGGCCCGATCCTGTCCGATCTCGACGAGGACGCCGAGGACGTGGGCGAGGCCGCGCAGAAGAATGCGACCCGCGGCTCGTACGAGGTCGCGCTGCGGTGGACCGCGCTCACGCCGGAGCCGACGATCAAGGCGGTCTTCGCCCTGGGCCGGGCCCAGGACTGGGACGACTTCCGGGCCGCGGCGAAGCTGTTCACGGTGCCGTCGCAGAACCTGGTGTACGCGGACGTCGACGGCAACATCGGCTACCAGTCCCCGGGCACGATCCCGGTCCGTCGCCAGGGCGACGGGCGCTGGCCGGTGCCGGGCTGGGACCCCGCCTTCGAGTGGAAGGGCTCGATCCCGTTCGACGAGCTGCCGAGCGTCCTCAACCCGGACGAGGGCTTCATCGTCACGGCCAACAACAAGGTCATCGGGGACCAGTACCCGAAGCTGCTGGGGGCGGACACCGCCGCGGGCTACCGCTCGGAGCGCATCCGCGAGCTGATCGAGTCTCGGATCGGCAAGGGCGGCAAGGGCCTGGACGTCCAGGACATGTCGAGCATCCAGAACGACACCTACAGCGCGAACGCCGCTCGTCTGGTGCCGGCGCTGCTCAAGGTCGAGCTGGGCAGCCGCTACCACCGCCAAGGGCAGGCCACCCTCGAGAAGTGGGACCTCAAGCAGGACGCGGACTCACCCGGAGCGGCGTACTTCAACTCCGTCTGGCGCCACCTGCTGGAGCTGACGTTCCACGACGAGCTGCCCGAGGCCGTGTGGCCCGAGGGTGGGGAGCGCTGGTTCAACGTCGTGAGCGGCCTGCTCGACAAGCCCGGCAGCCACTGGTGGGACGACGTCTCGACCCCCGAGAAGGAGTCGCGCGACCAGATACTTTCCACGGCGATGCAGGACGCCCGCGACGAGCTGACGATGATCCAGTCGCGCAATCCCAGCCAGTGGCGCTGGGGGACGATGCACAAGCTGGAGCTGGTCAACCCGACGCTCGGCGACTCCGGCGTCGGGCTGGTCGACAAGCTGTTCAACCGTGGCCCGTACCGCGTCGGCGGCGGCGGCGGCATCGTGGACGCGACGAGCTGGGACGCGACGGAGGGCTACGAGGTCACGTCCGTGCCGTCGATGCGGATGATCGTCGACCTCGCGGACCTGGACCGGTCACGCTGGATCCAGCTCACCGGCGCCTCCGGACATGCGTTCCACGACCACTACGTGGACCAGCAGGAGCGGTGGCGCAAGGGCGAGACCGTGCCGTGGGTGTTCGGCCGCCGAGCCGTCGAGGACGCCACCGACGACACCCTGACCCTCACGTCGCGCGGCTCGGCCTGA
- a CDS encoding hemolysin family protein has product MSDWGGVALTFVLLALNALFVAAEFALISARRTQLEPRIAAGSRPARMAMRAIESITQVMAAAQLGITICSLGLGAVGEPAVAHLMEPVFEAVGMPENFVHPVSFIIAMTLVVGAHVVLGEMVPKNLALVGPDRAALFLGPFMLGVVFVLKPFVVVLNGTANLVVRLFRVEPVDEVSSTYTHDEVAGLVEESRREGLLDEDEYGLVSGALDFSDGTIDQVLLPRDGLVTIPPSATPADVEQACAQTGFSRFPVEDEDGDITGYLHIKDVLETDERSRLVTIADKWLRPLATVAAGSGLYEALRTMQTRGSHMARVADESGTVLGVIMLEDVLEELVGEIRSNRPAAGRTS; this is encoded by the coding sequence ATGAGCGACTGGGGAGGCGTCGCACTGACGTTCGTGCTGCTGGCGCTCAACGCGTTGTTCGTCGCGGCCGAGTTCGCGCTGATCTCGGCGCGGCGGACGCAGCTCGAGCCACGCATCGCGGCGGGCTCACGTCCCGCCCGCATGGCGATGCGGGCGATCGAGAGCATCACGCAGGTGATGGCCGCCGCGCAGCTCGGCATCACGATCTGCTCGCTGGGCCTCGGCGCCGTGGGAGAGCCCGCGGTCGCCCACCTGATGGAGCCCGTGTTCGAGGCCGTCGGGATGCCCGAGAACTTCGTCCACCCCGTCTCGTTCATCATCGCGATGACCCTGGTCGTCGGTGCGCACGTGGTCCTCGGCGAGATGGTCCCCAAGAACCTCGCGCTCGTGGGACCCGACCGGGCTGCCTTGTTCCTCGGCCCGTTCATGCTCGGCGTCGTGTTCGTGCTCAAGCCGTTCGTCGTGGTGCTCAACGGGACCGCCAACCTGGTCGTGCGGCTGTTCCGGGTCGAGCCGGTCGACGAGGTCTCCTCGACGTACACGCACGACGAGGTCGCCGGCCTGGTCGAGGAGTCCCGCCGCGAGGGTCTGCTCGACGAGGACGAGTACGGTCTCGTGTCCGGTGCCCTCGACTTCTCCGACGGCACGATCGACCAGGTGCTGCTCCCGCGCGACGGCCTCGTCACGATCCCGCCGAGCGCCACGCCGGCCGACGTCGAGCAGGCCTGCGCCCAGACCGGCTTCTCGCGGTTCCCGGTCGAGGACGAGGACGGTGACATCACCGGCTACCTGCACATCAAGGACGTGCTGGAGACCGACGAGCGGTCGCGCCTGGTGACGATCGCCGACAAGTGGCTGCGCCCGCTCGCGACGGTCGCGGCCGGTTCGGGGCTCTACGAGGCCCTGCGGACGATGCAGACCCGCGGCTCCCACATGGCGCGCGTGGCCGACGAGAGCGGCACGGTGCTGGGCGTCATCATGCTCGAGGACGTCCTCGAGGAGCTCGTCGGCGAGATCCGCAGCAATCGGCCCGCGGCCGGCCGCACGTCCTGA